The window ATCATCACGATTGATGGTGAGCATCAACACGTTTTCTTCTGATGCGGGCTGCTCATGAACTTGCAGCTTGCTCAATACCGGAAGTTGTCCAAATAAGCGCTTAATCATGTCGGTGTAGGGCTCAATTTGGCTACTGAGCAACGCCAATTGCAAAGAGTTTGGCAGTGATTCAAATGCCGTCGAGTCAAGAATGCCGTGCAACCATTGCTGTAATTGCGCACCGCTGAAATCGATTTGAATGGTTTGTCCGCCAATGAGTAGCGTTAAACGATAGCCAGAAAACTCCGGCTTTTGGCCAAGCGTGACCGATAAGCTATTGCTCTGACTATCTTGAAAGTGACACTGTTTTGCGCACAGTTGATTACTGAGCGCGATGCTTGAAGGCTCGACCTTTGGGAAATCTAATATCATCATTCGTCCTCAGGCTTCCATTCATCGTAAATGCTGCGTTGTTGTCGCGAGCGTTGTTGGTCTTGTTGTTGGTTCATCTGTTCGCTGACTGCAATTCGAATCGGTTGGTCGATGCCTAAACGTTGCAGACGCTCGGTCAACTCTTGCTTAGCCGTTTGGTTGATCAGCGAAAGAGCGTGCTCTTGCTTAATCAGCACGCTGTAGCCAGAACTGTCTTGCTTGATGGAGATCTCGCCACCTTTTAATTGGCCTTCATTCAGAAGCAGGCGAACTTCTTTCTCGTTTGCTGAAGGAAGAGACACGTAGATCTTGTCGACTAACTTATTAATCAATTCGTTTACGTCTTGAGCTCTGTTCTGGGGCGCGTGTGTCTCTACATTTCTCAGTATGATGTCGCCTTGCGCTGTTGATTGGCTTAGGTTGGCCGTCGGGTGAAGCTTAGCGTCCGACTCTGAACTCGGATGACGCGGTTCGATGTGTTTCACTGCTTTAACCTTCTCTTCAAGCGCGGACAATGCGGCTTTCGAGTCGACAATTTTCGAGTCCACAATAGTAGCTGCGTCTTTTGCCGCAGGGTCGAGTTTATGAGCTGCTGCATCTAACTTATGTAGTTGGCCTTGCAGCACACTCTGCACGGTTGATGGCTCAGTTTTGTTCCGTAGATTGGTTTTGTTATGCAGATTGGCTTGGTCAGTCTGAATCGGTAATACCTGATCCTTTAGAGCGTTAGGCAAGCTGGTCATCGGTATTTTAGGATCACGAGACGAACCATTATCTAATGGTGCCGTGCTGACTTGCTTATTGTTCGAGTCTTTTTCTGCCGCAGAGTTAGAACCCAACGGCTGTGATTTATCCGTTTCTTTACTTCCTACCGACTGCTCGATTAGAGAGTGAGGCTTGAGGGGTTTAGCGGTATCTGAATGTGGCTCTTTCGCAGCGCGCTCTGACGTCTCGCTATGGCTCTCTTCGTTTTTATCTTTGTTGTCCAATACCTGCAGGGGCTCTCTTTCTGAGAGATCGTGACTTGGCTTTTCTGGGTGCTCTTGGCCACCTTCGAGCTGCTCTTTCCCCGCCTCAGGAATAGCACTGCTGACCTTGCCTTTGTGCTTCATGCCATCGAGCTTGTCTGCGTTCAATACAGCAGCGAATAAACGAGAGGTCTCTGACTCATGTTCGCTTTCTGCTTGCGTTGGCTTAAGCGCATTATTAAAGCGAGATTCAAGCTCTTCTGAGACTTGGTTGACCGGCCTCTGTTGAACCTGTTGCGGACGTTCAGTTGTGTTTGGATGATCGTTTTTGACTCGCATCTTTACCTTCTATGAAACAACAACGCTGCGGAACTCTTCTTGTTCGAGCTCTTCTTGATACTGCACTTGGCGTGCTTGCTCAGCGATTTCTTGTTCGTTTAATTGAATGAATTTTTCTTTGGTTTTATGGGCGGCCAGAGCTTCTTGCTTTCTTTCCTTGAGTCGCTGGTTCTCTTGTTCTAATGCCTTTTTTTCTTCTGCGGCTCGTTGTTTTAAATCGGCTTCTCTTTCCCTTAACAGCGCGATTTCTTGCCGCAATATTTCAAGTTCTTTTAGAACGACGGTTTTCTGTTTGGCTTTTGCAAAGCGCCGTTCTTCTTCCTCTTCGCGCCATTGACGATAATCAACGACAGACTGTTCCGCCTTTCGGAGTGAGGCTCGTGCGTTATTGACTCGATACTCTTGTTGCTGAACCGCGCGATCGGCACGGTCGGCACGAATTTTTTTTATCTCTAGCAATTGCTCGATCATAAGCCTGCAAGCCCACGCAGCTGTGTGACGGTCTCTTCGAGTTCACTCGGCTCGTGCGTGCCTTGGCGTAAGAACGCTCGGATATCATCTCCCTGTGCGATGGCCATATCCGCGCGACTGTCGGCGCCGTGTTGGTACTCACCAATTTTTATCAGCAGTTCGACTTCTTCATATTTGGCCAGCATTTCACGCATGTGAGCCGCGGACGCTTGATGAGTTTTATCGACGATTTGGTTCATCACACGACTGGCTGAACGAAGCACATCAATGGCTGGATAGTGGTTCATCGCCGCCAGTTTGCGAGAAAGAATGATGTGACCATCGAGTATCGAACGGGTCTCATCGGCCACTGGCTCAGTCATATCGTCACCTTCCACAAGTACGGTATACAGCGCGGTGATGGAGCCTTTGTCTGATTGACCTGCACGTTCCATCAGTTTTGGTAGTGCGGAAAAAACAGAAGGCGGATAGCCTCGTCGTGTTGGTGGCTCGCCAGCTGCCAAGCCGATTTCACGTTGAGCTCGGGCAAAACGCGTCACCGAATCCATCAGCAGCAGAACACGCTTACCTTGGTCGCGGAAGTACTCCGCGATGGAAGTCGCGACGAACGCCGCTTTGGCACGTTCCATTGCTGGTCGGTCTGAGGTTGCGACAACAAGTACTGACCTTGCCATGCCTTCTTCGCCAAGGTCGTGTTCGATAAATTCTCTTACTTCACGGCCCCTTTCACCGATGAGGGCAAGCACGGTTACATCGACATCGGCAGAGCGAATAAGCTTGGCGAGTAGGGTACTTTTACCACCGCCAGCCGCAGCAAAAATACCCATCCTTTGTCCTTCACCACAGGTGAGCAATCCGTCGATAGAACGCACACCCATCGAAATCGGCTTTTCAATCAGTTTTCTCTGCATTGGTGGCGGCGCATCACGATAAACCGGATACCAAGCGCTCGGTTCAGTGCTCTGAGAGCCATCGAATGGGCGGCCCAGGCCATCGAGAATTTTCCCTAAAAGATGATCGCCAACGCCGACTTCGTGCATTTTTCCAAGCGGGCTCACTTCGGTATTGGAGGAAATACCAAACATGTTGCCAAGTGGGGTAAGCAACGCATGGTGTTGCTGAAAACCCACCACTTCCGCAAGCAGCGACAAAGTTTGATCGGGATTTCGTAGCTCACAAAGCTCGCCGACACGAACACCAGGCACAACGGCTTTGATGATGGTGCCAGTCACTTGAGTCACGCGACCGCGGATTTGGATCAAACGTGTTTGCTTGATGGCCGATTGTTGAGTTTCGGTGATGTATGAGAAGTCGTTCAATTTAAGAAAACATGCGCAATAACTGATGCTGGGAGAATAGAAAGGATGGCGCCGTATTTATAGTGACTATTGGTCGGGAGTTTTTAGAAAACTTAAAACGCCCTAAAAAAACACGTCTGATTTTGACAGCCGATTAAAAATGCAATTCCTATAATTCGCTCATATTGTAGGAAGGAGTGCAAATCAATGAGCACTATCAATAGCCAAATTTTAACGGGCAACAAATTTGACGCGCCAATTGGAAGTAACCTTGAGTCTTCCCGCACGGGAGCCTCAGTCAATGGTAATTATCGGGGTGAAACTGTCCGCGTACACAATGCAACTCAGTCGTTGTTTGATGCAATGGAAGAGCTGACGGCATTAGGTTCAGAAAAAGCAGAAAAAGATCTCACTAAACGCAAAGTGAAAGACGGCAGTATTCGCGTGAATGAAGCGCATGAGCTGGTTTCTGATTACCTAAGAAAAGTGCCTGATCTTGAGAAGAACCAAAAGATCAAAGACCTTGCTACTAAAATGGCAAGCGGCAACTTATCAACGATTGCTCAGTTACAGGCGTACCTCAACGGATTCTCTGAAGAGAAGAGCCATCAGTACCTCGCGCTACAAGCAGTGAAAAAGTTCCTCGGAGCCAATCCAGAAAGTAAGAACTTATTGGCGCTGATAGACCAAGCCATTCTGACCTTTGAGCAGAACCCGGACTCTTGGGCTCAGATTGATACTGAAATTCGAGTTTCAAGCTTCGCGGATGAATTCAGCCAAGAGCAGGGCTTTAGCAGTTTGCACCAATTACGTGGTTTCTATCGCGACACGGTACACAGCTACCAAGGATTAGGCTCAGCATACAAGGATGTGGTTGAGCGTTTTGGTGCAAAAGAGGTCTCCACGGCGGTCGACTTTATGTTGCAGGGCATGAGCGCAGATTTGAGCGTTCAAGGTAGCAATATTGACTCCGTTAAGCTTCAGCTTCTGATGTCCGATATGCAAAAACTTAAGACGTTGAATACGCTTCAAGACCAAGTTAGCAACCTCTACCATATGTTCAAACCTCAGCAGGCAAACTATGGCTTATCAAGTTACTGATTTGATGTCAGACGTCATCGCTTTGGTTGAGCAGCGTTGGGTGGGAAGTGCCGAGATATGGAACCTAGTGAACGCCATGGAGTTGGCGTCCACGGAGCGCAAAATCAGCTTTTTTAGGGAACTGCACAAACTGATTCGCCATATTCCAATTGATGTATTTAACGATGAAGAACAGCGACAAAACCTAATACAAGCTGTGCAAAAAGCGCTTGATGAAGCGATTGATTTAGAAGAAGAGGAAATGTGGGACGATGAACTGGATTGATGCGTCAGTGGATGATTTTTGCCGAGGGATGGGGCTTGAAGCGGTGGACTTCTCGTCCGCAGGACGCGTTCAACTGAGCTTTGAACAAAGCGGCACTCTGCATATCGAGAAGCATCAGGACTGCCTGTTTCTTATGCTGGCGAAACCGCTGCCTTGGCACCAGTCGAATGAGCCGATTAAAAAGGCGTTGAGTTTTTGCCATGCAGGTCAAGGTTGGCCATTCCTTATTAAGACCGGGTTACTGGATGAACAGACACTGGTCTTCTCTGCACAAATTGAAGGGGATGAAGTGACCTTGCCAACCATCGAGCAAGCGTTCGCTCTACTGGTTCGTTTACATAAAGATGTGGCGGATTCATGAGTCGTATTAGTACGTTAAACGTTGGTATTGAAGGCTTTACTCACGTTTCGCTTGAGCAAGTTGAAAACGACTTCCCACAGCGTTTTCAACTGTTGCCTGATGGTCAAGCCGTCGCGACGCACCTAGAGAAGCTGTACGAGCTTCGTCCCTCTGAGCAGTACTTGATGTCACTGGCCAAGCCAAAGTTGACGCATTCGGAGCTACTTCGCCCAGACAAATACCGTCAACAGTTTGATACCACTCAGCAGCGGCTTCAGGAATTGGCGCAGAAAAATGGTTCGCATGCGCTCAATCAGGCACTGGAAACACTGCAAAGCACCCAATTAGACCAACGTTATCTCACCATGGCGTTGAATCTACTGATTCAGGTTTAAGCCCCATGTTGCAAACGAAAGACGTGGAGCTGTTGCTTATCCACGCTGCACTCCAAGTTCAATATCAAAAGCCGGAACAAGCGATTACCTTGCTTGATGCACTGCTAGAAATCGAACCTCAGCATCAAGAAGCTCGTCAAACATTAGCAGTAGCATGCCTGAATTCAGGTCGATACACACGTTCAATCGAGCTGTGTGAAAGCTTATTGAAAACCGAACATTCAAATAAAGCCGGTTTGTGGTTTTGCCTAAGCCAAGCTCGCTGGAAACAACAGGATGTTGAAGGTGCCCGCCACGCACATCGACGTTATCTACAATCTCTAAATAGTGAATCAAATGAATAAGTTGATCGATATTCTAAACAAAGCCGGACAGCGTAAAGACATCATGCTTGCCGTGATGCTACTTGCGATCGTCTTTATGATGATCTTGCCTCTACCTACGGCACTAGTGGACGTTTTGATCGGTACCAACATGAGTATTGCGGTCGTCTTATTGATGTTGGCTATCTACATCACCACACCGCTAGAATTCTCTGCATTCCCTGCCGTGCTTTTGATCACTACTTTGTTTCGCTTGTCACTTTCTATTACGACAACGCGCCTTATCCTGCTGCAAGGCGACGCAGGTCAGATCGTATACACCTTTGGTAACTTCGTGGTCGGCGGTAACTTGGTGGTCGGTATTGTTGTTTTCCTGATCATCACCATTGTTCAATTTATGGTGATCACCAAAGGCTCTGAAAGGGTTGCGGAAGTCAGCGCTCGATTCTCTCTTGATGCGATGCCGGGTAAGCAGATGAGTATCGACGGCGATATGCGCGCTGGAGTTATTGATGTTCATGAGGCGCGTCACCGCCGTTCATTGATAGAAAAAGAAAGCCAAATGTATGGCTCGATGGATGGTGCGATGAAGTTCGTGAAAGGCGACTCAATCGCGGGCCTGATTATCATCGTGGTAAACATTCTCGGTGGTGTCACCATCGGTGTGACTCAGAAGGGCATGTCTGCCTCTGAGGCACTTGAGCTGTTTGCGATCCTGACCGTCGGAGATGGTCTGGTTTCGCAGATCCCAGCACTGTTTATCGCTATCACGGCCGGCATCATCGTTACCCGTGTTTCAAACGAGGACTCTTCTGACTTAGGCTCAGATATTGGTGGTCAGGTGACTGCTCAGCCAAGAGCTTTGTTGGTTGGTGGCGTTCTGCTTATCTTGTTTGCTCTTATTCCGGGCTTCCCGAAGGTTACCTTCCTGATTCTTGCCGCGATTGTTGGCGGTGGCGGCTTCTTCTTGTTTTACCAACAGAAAAAACAAAGCGAATCCGACAGTTCTGACTTGCCTAGCTTCGTCGCCCAAGGAGCTGGTTCGCCAGCGGCTAAGCCTAATAAACCGACGCCATCTCGCAACAGCAAAGGCAAGCTGGGTGAGCAAGAAGAGTTTGCTATGACAGTACCGCTGCTCATCGACTTAGATTCTCGCTTACAAGAGAGTTTAGAAGCCGTGGCTCTGAACGATGAGCTTGCACGAGTCAGACGCGCGCTTTATCTCGATCTCGGTGTGCCGTTCCCCGGTATTCACTTACGCTTCAACGAAGGAATGAGTAACGGCGAGTACTTGATTCAATTGCAAGAAGTGCCAGTAGCTCGCGGACGAATTGAAAGCGAAAAACTGTTGGTGACCGAAGGTAATGAACAGATTGATTTACTGGGCGTACCTTACGAAAAAGACGACGACTTTCTGCCGGGTATTACGAGCATTTGGGTCGATCAAAGTCATCACGAAAAACTGCAAAACAGTCACGTGGGCTTTTTAACCCCCGATCGCATTCTGACTTATCACTTGTCTCACGTTTTGAAAGAGTACGCGCAAGACTTCATCGGTATTCAAGAGACCCGCTATCTGCTTGAGCAAATGGAAGGCAGTTATTCCGAGCTAGTAAAAGAAGCGCAACGTATTGTGCCTTTGCAAAAGATGACGGAAATCCTGCAGCGTTTGGTTTCTGAAGACATTTCTATTCGTAATTTACGAGTGATTTTAGAAGCCATGGTTGAGTGGGGCCAGAAAGAGAAAGACGTGGTACAGCTGACGGAATATATCCGTTCAAGCTTGAAACGCTATATCTGTTACAAGTACGCCAGCGGTCAAAACATGCTGCCAGCCTATCTGTTGGATCAGAGTTTGGAGGATACGATCCGTAACGGCATTCGTCAGACTTCTGCGGGCAGTTACTTGGCGCTTGACCCTTCTGTCACTCAGCAATTTGTCAGCGACGTTAAGCAAACCATTGGTGATTTAAGCCGCATGCCAAATAAGCCTGTGCTGGTGGTGTCGATGGACGTGCGTCGTTACGTACGCAAACTGATTGAATCTGAATACTACGAGTTGCCGGTGTTGTCGTTCCAAGAGCTGACGCAACAAATCAATATTCAACCGCTTGGCAGGGTAGGTATGTGATGGAATGCCTTCTCATTCAGTCTCTAGTGGCGTCAGGTATCGAAGTGACGCCCTACTTTTGGCAGAAAAGTACTATCTTACTTGGTCATCGTTATGAATGTGATGGGATGGAGCTGGTCTTCCGTGTCGAAGAGGGCGAAATCATCATCGTATTACTGCGAAGAATCAGCCCAAACCAAGGCCTAAGCAACCCTTTCTCCGCGCTATTTATGCTCGCAGAACATGCCATCCGCTTGTACCCGCCCGACTGGGCTATTCGTGGCAACGTTGATGTATTGCGAGGTAGCAACATGAGCAGCCAGCGGTTAGCACAATTCTACTTACGAGCCTGCGGTGCGAGCCACGGTGAACAAGAAG is drawn from Vibrio campbellii CAIM 519 = NBRC 15631 = ATCC 25920 and contains these coding sequences:
- a CDS encoding type III secretion system needle length determinant, coding for MRVKNDHPNTTERPQQVQQRPVNQVSEELESRFNNALKPTQAESEHESETSRLFAAVLNADKLDGMKHKGKVSSAIPEAGKEQLEGGQEHPEKPSHDLSEREPLQVLDNKDKNEESHSETSERAAKEPHSDTAKPLKPHSLIEQSVGSKETDKSQPLGSNSAAEKDSNNKQVSTAPLDNGSSRDPKIPMTSLPNALKDQVLPIQTDQANLHNKTNLRNKTEPSTVQSVLQGQLHKLDAAAHKLDPAAKDAATIVDSKIVDSKAALSALEEKVKAVKHIEPRHPSSESDAKLHPTANLSQSTAQGDIILRNVETHAPQNRAQDVNELINKLVDKIYVSLPSANEKEVRLLLNEGQLKGGEISIKQDSSGYSVLIKQEHALSLINQTAKQELTERLQRLGIDQPIRIAVSEQMNQQQDQQRSRQQRSIYDEWKPEDE
- the sctO gene encoding type III secretion system stalk subunit SctO, with the translated sequence MIEQLLEIKKIRADRADRAVQQQEYRVNNARASLRKAEQSVVDYRQWREEEEERRFAKAKQKTVVLKELEILRQEIALLREREADLKQRAAEEKKALEQENQRLKERKQEALAAHKTKEKFIQLNEQEIAEQARQVQYQEELEQEEFRSVVVS
- the vscN gene encoding SctN family type III secretion system ATPase VscN, with translation MNDFSYITETQQSAIKQTRLIQIRGRVTQVTGTIIKAVVPGVRVGELCELRNPDQTLSLLAEVVGFQQHHALLTPLGNMFGISSNTEVSPLGKMHEVGVGDHLLGKILDGLGRPFDGSQSTEPSAWYPVYRDAPPPMQRKLIEKPISMGVRSIDGLLTCGEGQRMGIFAAAGGGKSTLLAKLIRSADVDVTVLALIGERGREVREFIEHDLGEEGMARSVLVVATSDRPAMERAKAAFVATSIAEYFRDQGKRVLLLMDSVTRFARAQREIGLAAGEPPTRRGYPPSVFSALPKLMERAGQSDKGSITALYTVLVEGDDMTEPVADETRSILDGHIILSRKLAAMNHYPAIDVLRSASRVMNQIVDKTHQASAAHMREMLAKYEEVELLIKIGEYQHGADSRADMAIAQGDDIRAFLRQGTHEPSELEETVTQLRGLAGL
- the sctW gene encoding type III secretion system gatekeeper subunit SctW; its protein translation is MSTINSQILTGNKFDAPIGSNLESSRTGASVNGNYRGETVRVHNATQSLFDAMEELTALGSEKAEKDLTKRKVKDGSIRVNEAHELVSDYLRKVPDLEKNQKIKDLATKMASGNLSTIAQLQAYLNGFSEEKSHQYLALQAVKKFLGANPESKNLLALIDQAILTFEQNPDSWAQIDTEIRVSSFADEFSQEQGFSSLHQLRGFYRDTVHSYQGLGSAYKDVVERFGAKEVSTAVDFMLQGMSADLSVQGSNIDSVKLQLLMSDMQKLKTLNTLQDQVSNLYHMFKPQQANYGLSSY
- a CDS encoding TyeA family type III secretion system gatekeeper subunit, with translation MAYQVTDLMSDVIALVEQRWVGSAEIWNLVNAMELASTERKISFFRELHKLIRHIPIDVFNDEEQRQNLIQAVQKALDEAIDLEEEEMWDDELD
- the sycN gene encoding type III secretion chaperone SycN, with product MNWIDASVDDFCRGMGLEAVDFSSAGRVQLSFEQSGTLHIEKHQDCLFLMLAKPLPWHQSNEPIKKALSFCHAGQGWPFLIKTGLLDEQTLVFSAQIEGDEVTLPTIEQAFALLVRLHKDVADS
- the vscX gene encoding type III secretion system protein VscX, coding for MSRISTLNVGIEGFTHVSLEQVENDFPQRFQLLPDGQAVATHLEKLYELRPSEQYLMSLAKPKLTHSELLRPDKYRQQFDTTQQRLQELAQKNGSHALNQALETLQSTQLDQRYLTMALNLLIQV
- the vscY gene encoding type III secretion system chaperone VscY gives rise to the protein MLQTKDVELLLIHAALQVQYQKPEQAITLLDALLEIEPQHQEARQTLAVACLNSGRYTRSIELCESLLKTEHSNKAGLWFCLSQARWKQQDVEGARHAHRRYLQSLNSESNE
- the vcrD gene encoding SctV family type III secretion system export apparatus subunit VcrD, which encodes MNQMNKLIDILNKAGQRKDIMLAVMLLAIVFMMILPLPTALVDVLIGTNMSIAVVLLMLAIYITTPLEFSAFPAVLLITTLFRLSLSITTTRLILLQGDAGQIVYTFGNFVVGGNLVVGIVVFLIITIVQFMVITKGSERVAEVSARFSLDAMPGKQMSIDGDMRAGVIDVHEARHRRSLIEKESQMYGSMDGAMKFVKGDSIAGLIIIVVNILGGVTIGVTQKGMSASEALELFAILTVGDGLVSQIPALFIAITAGIIVTRVSNEDSSDLGSDIGGQVTAQPRALLVGGVLLILFALIPGFPKVTFLILAAIVGGGGFFLFYQQKKQSESDSSDLPSFVAQGAGSPAAKPNKPTPSRNSKGKLGEQEEFAMTVPLLIDLDSRLQESLEAVALNDELARVRRALYLDLGVPFPGIHLRFNEGMSNGEYLIQLQEVPVARGRIESEKLLVTEGNEQIDLLGVPYEKDDDFLPGITSIWVDQSHHEKLQNSHVGFLTPDRILTYHLSHVLKEYAQDFIGIQETRYLLEQMEGSYSELVKEAQRIVPLQKMTEILQRLVSEDISIRNLRVILEAMVEWGQKEKDVVQLTEYIRSSLKRYICYKYASGQNMLPAYLLDQSLEDTIRNGIRQTSAGSYLALDPSVTQQFVSDVKQTIGDLSRMPNKPVLVVSMDVRRYVRKLIESEYYELPVLSFQELTQQINIQPLGRVGM
- a CDS encoding LcrR family type III secretion system chaperone is translated as MECLLIQSLVASGIEVTPYFWQKSTILLGHRYECDGMELVFRVEEGEIIIVLLRRISPNQGLSNPFSALFMLAEHAIRLYPPDWAIRGNVDVLRGSNMSSQRLAQFYLRACGASHGEQEDWYFLRLSDYRPLKKRKK